A single genomic interval of Oryza sativa Japonica Group chromosome 7, ASM3414082v1 harbors:
- the LOC4342545 gene encoding protein LIFEGUARD 2, with protein sequence MGKHNHHDVEAPAAGGSSFPPPPPAVGVAGVACTYMIERPELRWAFIRKVYAIVATQLVVTVAIAAAVYSVPAIRRFFLARTPASLAAFVLVIVAPLIVMLPTMFLRKKHPINLILLALFTICMSCAIGLGCLSSKAGIAIIEAASLTFGLVFGLTLYTFWAAKRGHDFSFLRPFLVAAFLVLVLYGLIQMLVPTGKVATTVYGCVAALVFSGFIIYDTDNLIKRHAYDEYVTAAISLYLDTVNIFIAIFTALDASDS encoded by the exons ATGGGCAAGCACAACCACCACGACGTggaggcgccggccgccggcggcagcagcttcccgccgccgccgccggcggtagGCGTCGCCGGCGTGGCGTGCACGTACATGATCGAGAGGCCGGAGCTCCGGTGGGCGTTCATCCGCAAGGTGTACGCGATCGTGGCGACGCAGCTGGTGGtgaccgtcgccatcgccgccgccgtctactCCGTCCCGGCCatccgccgcttcttcctcgcccGCACGCCGGCGTCGCTCGCCGCCTTCGTGCTCGTCATCGTCGCCCCCCTCATCG TTATGCTGCCGACGATGTTTCTCCGTAAGAAGCATCCGATCAACCTCATCCTTCTAGCATTGTTCACCATTTGCATGAGCTGCGCCATTGGCCTGGGCTGCCTCTCTTCCAAAG CCGGCATTGCTATAATCGAAGCGGCATCCCTAACGTTCGGGCTGGTGTTCGGCCTGACGCTCTACACATTCTGGGCGGCCAAGAGAGGCCATGACTTCAGCTTCCTCCGCCCCTTCTTGGTCGCGGccttcctcgtcctcgtcctctaCGGTCTCATCCAG ATGTTGGTGCCAACGGGGAAAGTGGCGACGACGGTGTACGGGTGCGTGGCGGCGCTGGTGTTCTCCGGCTTCATCATCTACGACACGGACAATCTGATCAAGAGGCACGCCTACGATGAGTACGTCACGGCTGCCATCTCGCTCTACCTTGACACCGTCAACATCTTCATTGCCATTTTCACTGCACTCGACGCTTCAGATTCATAG
- the LOC4342546 gene encoding protein LIFEGUARD 4: protein MFRYEKGGDVEAGTSGGARELYPGMTEPPEMRWALIRKIYVILSMQLLLTAAVAAVVVKVRAISHFFVSSHAGLGLYIFLIILPFIVLCPLYYYHQKHPVNLILLGLFTVAISFAVGMTCAFTSGKVILESAILTTVVVFSLTAYTFWAAKRGRDFSFLGPFLFASLIVLLVFAFIQILFPLGRISQMIYGGIASLIFSGYIVYDTDNIIKRYTYDQYVWAAVSLYLDVINLFLSLMTLFRAAD, encoded by the exons ATGTTCCGGTACGAGAAGGGCGGGGACGTCGAGGCGGGGACCTCGGGCGGGGCGAGGGAGCTCTACCCGGGGATGACGGAGCCGCCGGAGATGCGGTGGGCGCTCATCCGGAAGATCTACGTCATCCTCTCCATGCAgctcctcctcaccgccgccgtcgccgccgtcgtcgtcaaggtCCGCGCCATCTCCCACTTCTTCGTCTCCTCCCACGCCGGCCTCGGCCTCTACatcttcctcatcatcctccccttcatcG TGCTCTGCCCGCTGTACTACTACCACCAGAAGCACCCGGTCAACCTGATCCTGCTCGGTCTCTTCACCGTCGCCATCAGCTTCGCGGTTGGGATGACATGCGCCTTCACCAGTG GCAAGGTCATTCTGGAGTCTGCAATTCTTACAACAGTTGTTGTGTTTAGCCTGACTGCCTACACATTCTGGGCTGCAAAGAGGGGCCGTGACTTCAGCTTCCTTGGCCCTTTCCTCTTCGCCTCCCTCATTGTGCTGCTCGTGTTTGCGTTCATTCAG ATCCTATTCCCGCTGGGCAGGATCTCCCAGATGATCTATGGCGGGATCGCGTCGCTCATCTTCAGTGGCTACATCGTCTACGACACGGACAACATCATCAAGCGCTACACCTACGACCAGTACGTCTGGGCCGCCGTCTCCCTCTACCTCGACGTCATcaacctcttcctctccctcatGACCCTCTTCAGGGCAGCCGACTGA